From one Gossypium hirsutum isolate 1008001.06 chromosome D08, Gossypium_hirsutum_v2.1, whole genome shotgun sequence genomic stretch:
- the LOC107899160 gene encoding GDSL esterase/lipase At4g10955, producing MASGSEYFNRCGPKYLSNIDWNNAHHRKSVSASLVEGVYMLEEDRQARRGGSQRVAPPWWEFFNFKVVNALVDDNDKSIFGAIFEYKPSAYSYHRSMDRSPRYVIAFRGTLIKLESFARDLKLDIDIIRNGLHHTGRFRTAIKAVLDLVSVVGSSKVWLTGHSLGAAMAMLAGKNMAKRGNFLEAFLFNPPYVSPPIERIKNKKVRHGLRFAGTLIKAGMAFAAAASDNHNNSNGIQDSSFAAISGWIPCLFVNHLDPICSEYIGHFKHKKKLEDIGAGGLARLTSQHSLGNMAMSAVGIKGIDTSEPLHLLPSANLTVNLYPCQDMISAHELHQWWRPDLNLSCSVYKYK from the coding sequence ATGGCCTCTGGAAGTGAGTACTTTAACCGTTGCGGACCCAAATACCTTAGCAATATCGACTGGAACAACGCCCACCATCGAAAGTCTGTATCAGCCAGCTTGGTTGAAGGTGTTTACATGCTTGAAGAAGATCGACAAGCCAGACGTGGAGGCTCTCAACGTGTTGCGCCACCATGGTGGGAGTTTTTCAACTTCAAAGTGGTTAATGCACTCGTTGATGACAATGATAAAAGCATCTTCGGTGCCATTTTCGAATATAAACCTTCAGCTTATTCGTATCATCGTTCGATGGATCGAAGCCCTCGGTACGTAATCGCCTTTCGAGGTACCTTAATCAAGTTAGAATCGTTTGCAAGAGATCTTAAGTTGGATATCGATATAATTCGAAACGGACTTCATCATACTGGTCGTTTTAGGACCGCCATTAAAGCTGTTCTAGATTTGGTGTCAGTGGTTGGGTCTTCAAAGGTGTGGTTAACCGGTCATTCCCTAGGTGCAGCCATGGCAATGCTTGCTGGAAAAAACATGGCGAAAAGAGGGAATTTCTTGGAAGCATTTTTGTTTAATCCGCCATATGTATCTCCCCCTATTGagagaataaaaaataagaaagtgaGGCATGGACTTCGATTTGCTGGCACTTTAATCAAAGCTGGCATGGCATTTGCAGCTGCTGCAAGTGATAATCATAACAATTCAAATGGTATTCAAGATTCATCTTTTGCTGCAATATCTGGGTGGATTCCATGTCTGTTTGTGAATCATTTAGACCCCATATGTTCTGAATATATTGGTCACTTCAAGCataagaaaaagcttgaagacATTGGAGCTGGGGGTCTTGCAAGGCTAACAAGCCAGCATTCACTAGGGAATATGGCAATGAGTGCAGTGGGAATAAAGGGTATTGACACTTCGGAACCACTTCATTTGCTTCCTTCGGCAAATCTGACAGTGAATCTCTATCCTTGCCAAGATATGATTTCTGCTCATGAGCTTCATCAATGGTGGAGGCCTGATCTGAACTTGAGTTGCAGTGTTTACAAGTACAAATAG